In a single window of the Terriglobus roseus genome:
- a CDS encoding DUF4267 domain-containing protein, whose protein sequence is MFVIGSFYLVAPERIAGSFGLRAPAPDADTRAWLRLKGIRDVASGLVVLLLLTVMNKHAVGMVLIVYAIIPFGDMAIILASGGSKSKAFSVHGATCAVMLAVGLLLMHAV, encoded by the coding sequence GTGTTCGTCATCGGTTCGTTCTATCTGGTTGCCCCGGAACGCATCGCGGGGTCTTTTGGGCTGCGGGCACCAGCGCCCGATGCGGACACGCGCGCATGGCTGCGTCTGAAAGGGATTCGGGATGTCGCGTCCGGCCTTGTTGTGCTGCTCCTGTTGACGGTCATGAACAAGCATGCGGTCGGTATGGTGCTTATCGTGTATGCCATCATCCCCTTCGGAGATATGGCGATCATCCTGGCGTCCGGAGGTTCAAAATCCAAGGCGTTTTCAGTTCATGGTGCAACCTGCGCTGTGATGCTTGCTGTTGGATTGCTCTTGATGCATGCCGTGTAG
- a CDS encoding FG-GAP-like repeat-containing protein, with amino-acid sequence MLTARLFALGLLFASSALSATAQSTSTTLTATPASVKVGGSVALSAAVVGSQNSADSPHGTLAVYDGSPTQGGTSIGTAPLIGATVASPTAVPLATMLGAIDPAAAGVLLSADFNGDGKADVISYGPIPYSSASASTAFQVFLNNGSGSFTTKTAQTYRLISPVIIDFNHDGKLDIVSLSPAASGAPDGANLQVFLGDGVGGFAAPITPPGFTPAAGPLGSAYFSTMATADLEGNGLPYLLLGNWTGTYPDIQNAILAYRNNADGTFSLAGVSPVYLASTLGQLSISKIVTADLNGDGKLDAIIDLPERATTPHIGVLTLGNGDGTFAPGSATFAPQSCSAVCNGGFTVVTADFNGDGKKDVAVSSGAGPSAGSDDLYVYLGHGDGTFADPLASASVLIAPTNPSNFNGIYVSIIATDIDGDGKQDLVDSAGYAYLGKGDGTFTSTSNLAGATFWTQIYSTTPSFGMLQADLNADGLADYYFSFTNVLNISRANLQPTVVLGRAGSIAQLSTSSLTAGMHSLYAVYGGGGVFQGSTSPSTPVSVSQQQPTVTGASSPNPALIAQPVTLAVKVSAPSVRPTGAVTFTAGSTTLGTATLDVSGNASITYTFATVGTQTVTASYAGDANTAAASVVITATTVNAFTLSPSSANTTLTTSRGGSATSAIVVASQNGFSGSVAFTCSGLPTGASCSFSPASVTVSGAASGNTTMTVAVTSTVSLLRNLRRNSGDLMLAGVCLIGIAGASRRRRLVSNTLIALAVSVTLIGAAGCSGGGSSSTATAKTYTFNVTATSGAAQTTTAYTLNVQ; translated from the coding sequence ATGCTCACTGCTCGTCTGTTCGCTCTTGGTCTTCTCTTCGCCTCTTCTGCACTTTCCGCGACTGCGCAAAGCACCAGCACCACGTTGACTGCTACGCCCGCCTCCGTCAAGGTGGGAGGGTCAGTCGCACTCTCAGCAGCAGTGGTTGGATCGCAGAACTCCGCAGACAGTCCTCACGGTACTCTCGCCGTATATGACGGAAGTCCCACCCAAGGCGGGACAAGCATTGGCACCGCACCGCTGATCGGCGCGACCGTAGCTTCCCCAACGGCGGTTCCCTTGGCGACCATGCTGGGCGCCATCGATCCTGCAGCTGCTGGTGTCCTTCTATCAGCAGATTTTAACGGCGATGGTAAGGCCGATGTGATTTCCTACGGACCAATCCCTTACAGCTCGGCCTCCGCTTCGACTGCATTCCAGGTCTTCCTCAACAACGGTTCCGGCTCGTTCACAACGAAGACAGCGCAGACCTATCGGCTGATATCACCTGTCATCATCGACTTCAATCATGATGGAAAGCTGGACATCGTATCGTTATCACCAGCGGCTTCGGGCGCACCCGACGGTGCGAACCTGCAGGTATTCCTTGGCGATGGAGTGGGCGGATTCGCGGCGCCGATAACGCCCCCAGGTTTTACTCCGGCAGCCGGACCGCTAGGGTCCGCTTACTTCTCGACCATGGCAACTGCTGACCTTGAAGGCAACGGGTTGCCTTACCTTCTGCTGGGCAACTGGACAGGTACGTACCCTGACATTCAGAACGCTATCCTCGCGTACCGCAATAATGCAGACGGAACTTTCAGTCTTGCGGGTGTCTCCCCGGTCTACCTTGCGAGCACCCTGGGGCAGCTTAGCATCAGCAAGATCGTGACAGCGGACCTGAACGGAGATGGCAAGCTCGATGCGATCATCGACTTGCCTGAGCGCGCTACAACTCCTCATATTGGCGTACTCACGCTTGGCAATGGCGACGGAACGTTTGCCCCGGGCAGTGCAACCTTTGCACCGCAAAGCTGCAGCGCGGTTTGCAATGGAGGCTTCACAGTCGTCACGGCAGACTTCAATGGAGATGGAAAGAAGGATGTGGCCGTTAGCTCGGGAGCGGGGCCCAGTGCAGGTTCGGATGATTTGTATGTATACCTGGGCCACGGCGACGGAACGTTTGCTGATCCCTTAGCCAGCGCCTCTGTGTTGATCGCTCCAACGAATCCAAGTAACTTCAACGGCATCTATGTTTCCATCATCGCTACAGATATCGATGGCGACGGCAAACAGGATCTTGTCGATTCCGCAGGCTACGCTTACCTCGGCAAGGGAGACGGAACGTTCACGTCAACTTCGAACCTGGCCGGGGCAACATTCTGGACTCAGATCTACTCGACGACTCCCTCTTTCGGAATGCTGCAGGCAGACCTGAACGCAGACGGTTTGGCAGACTACTACTTCTCATTTACCAATGTGCTCAATATATCGAGGGCCAACCTGCAGCCAACAGTGGTCCTTGGACGTGCCGGATCCATTGCGCAGCTCAGTACGTCATCTCTGACTGCAGGAATGCATAGCCTGTACGCGGTATACGGTGGCGGAGGTGTCTTCCAGGGAAGTACCTCTCCTTCGACACCGGTAAGCGTCAGTCAGCAGCAGCCGACCGTCACCGGTGCGTCTTCTCCAAATCCTGCACTGATCGCACAGCCTGTTACATTAGCCGTCAAGGTGTCTGCTCCGTCCGTTCGGCCAACTGGCGCTGTGACCTTCACTGCGGGCAGCACGACACTTGGCACCGCAACGCTGGACGTGAGTGGCAACGCGTCGATCACCTACACCTTCGCGACCGTCGGGACACAAACCGTCACAGCGAGCTACGCGGGCGACGCCAATACCGCCGCGGCTTCGGTTGTGATCACTGCGACTACAGTCAACGCCTTCACCCTGAGCCCTTCCAGCGCTAACACGACCTTGACAACATCGCGAGGCGGTTCAGCGACGTCGGCCATCGTGGTCGCATCGCAGAACGGATTTAGCGGCTCTGTTGCCTTCACTTGCAGCGGCCTGCCGACGGGTGCGTCGTGTTCTTTTTCGCCAGCCAGCGTTACGGTCAGCGGTGCAGCGTCAGGCAATACGACCATGACCGTAGCGGTCACTTCGACCGTCAGCCTATTGCGTAACCTGCGCCGCAACAGTGGCGACCTCATGCTCGCGGGTGTGTGCCTGATTGGCATCGCGGGCGCGTCACGGCGTCGCCGTCTTGTCAGTAACACGTTGATAGCGCTTGCTGTTTCCGTCACACTAATCGGCGCGGCAGGCTGCAGCGGTGGCGGTTCCTCCTCGACAGCCACGGCGAAGACGTACACCTTCAACGTCACTGCAACCTCTGGCGCTGCGCAGACCACCACCGCCTACACCCTCAACGTGCAGTAG
- the rpmH gene encoding 50S ribosomal protein L34, protein MPKRTFQPNRRRRAKTHGFLTRMKTKAGQNVLNRRRAKGRHKIAVSAGFRD, encoded by the coding sequence ATGCCGAAGCGCACTTTCCAGCCGAACCGCCGCCGCCGCGCCAAGACCCACGGCTTTCTGACCCGCATGAAGACCAAGGCCGGCCAGAACGTGCTGAACCGCCGCCGCGCCAAGGGTCGTCATAAGATCGCCGTCTCCGCTGGCTTCCGCGATTAG
- the dnaA gene encoding chromosomal replication initiator protein DnaA → MSFAPTVSTVLNSQNAWMRILGALEMKVNRQSFHTWLKPTRFSHANGRIVFVRIPSAQFQHIGDRYADLIQEAIDNLSLEVDEVRFVTAEDDPAAPKSREDGGFAPLPSHSPNAPQGSGSPSGSHRIAGQPLPQMPSAEQAKFDWNTAAQLNQRYLFENFVIGSGNQFAHAASQAVAERPSKAYNPLFLYGGVGMGKTHLMHAIGHEVKRRNPHATISYVSGEKFTNEMIDSMRNNRQTSFRDKFRTVDVLLIDDIQFLAGKERTQEEFFHTFNALHESMKQIVIASDRPPKELADFEDRLRSRFEWGLIADIQPPDLETKVAILQKKAESEQTVLPTDVAMFIASNVRTNVRELEGALIRLVAWCSLHGVEITLSTAQQCLKQFIDTQVRKITIEAIQRATAEQFGMKISELKQKNNSRQIVVPRQIAMYLAKQMTEASLPEIGRQFGGKHHTTVMHSISKIDEQRRTDKALNSTISKLMETLS, encoded by the coding sequence ATGTCTTTTGCCCCAACGGTATCGACCGTATTGAACTCGCAGAACGCCTGGATGCGGATCCTCGGCGCGCTTGAGATGAAGGTCAACCGGCAGTCGTTTCACACCTGGTTGAAGCCCACACGCTTCTCGCACGCCAACGGCCGCATCGTCTTTGTGCGCATCCCCTCGGCTCAGTTCCAGCACATTGGCGATCGATATGCCGACCTGATCCAGGAGGCGATCGACAACCTGTCGCTCGAAGTGGATGAGGTGCGATTTGTGACAGCCGAGGATGATCCTGCCGCGCCGAAGTCGCGTGAGGATGGTGGTTTCGCACCGCTGCCCTCGCATTCGCCGAATGCACCGCAGGGTTCGGGTTCGCCGTCGGGCAGCCATCGCATTGCCGGCCAACCGCTGCCGCAGATGCCCAGCGCGGAGCAGGCCAAGTTCGACTGGAACACAGCCGCTCAGCTCAACCAGCGTTACCTATTTGAGAACTTCGTGATCGGCAGCGGTAACCAGTTCGCCCATGCCGCCTCGCAGGCCGTTGCAGAACGCCCGTCCAAGGCCTACAACCCGCTCTTCCTGTACGGCGGTGTGGGTATGGGCAAGACGCACCTGATGCATGCCATCGGCCATGAGGTGAAGCGTCGCAACCCGCATGCCACGATCTCGTACGTTTCCGGCGAAAAGTTCACCAACGAAATGATCGACAGCATGCGCAACAACCGGCAGACCAGCTTCCGGGACAAGTTCCGCACGGTCGATGTCCTCCTGATCGATGACATCCAGTTCCTCGCCGGCAAGGAGCGTACGCAGGAAGAGTTCTTCCATACGTTCAATGCCCTGCACGAGAGCATGAAGCAGATTGTCATCGCGAGTGATCGGCCCCCGAAAGAGCTTGCGGACTTTGAAGACCGCCTGCGCTCGCGCTTCGAGTGGGGCTTGATCGCCGACATTCAACCGCCGGATCTTGAGACCAAGGTCGCCATCCTGCAGAAGAAGGCGGAGAGCGAACAGACGGTTCTGCCGACCGACGTCGCGATGTTCATTGCAAGCAACGTACGGACCAATGTGCGTGAGCTTGAGGGTGCACTGATCCGCCTGGTTGCGTGGTGCTCATTGCATGGCGTGGAGATCACGCTCAGCACCGCACAGCAGTGCCTGAAGCAGTTCATCGATACGCAGGTGCGCAAGATCACCATCGAAGCGATTCAGCGCGCTACGGCTGAGCAGTTCGGTATGAAGATCAGCGAGCTGAAGCAGAAGAACAACAGCCGCCAGATCGTTGTGCCGCGCCAGATTGCGATGTACCTGGCAAAGCAGATGACGGAAGCTTCGCTGCCGGAGATCGGTCGCCAGTTCGGTGGCAAACACCACACCACGGTGATGCACTCGATCTCGAAGATCGACGAACAGCGCCGCACAGACAAGGCTCTGAACAGCACCATCAGCAAACTGATGGAGACGTTGAGCTAA
- the rnpA gene encoding ribonuclease P protein component: MTSFLNPASKIAFADLRLRKHADYQRAYNASRKQHAKELTWFCARRDAMPVRSLHPNELLHGTPYAGPRIGLTVGKVMGKAHDRNRIKRRMRAAVAQHAGLLAGLEIDVILHPRRSVLLLDWDKLQREVANVFRAVRKQCSAPKAAVTPAQFSPVEIERR; encoded by the coding sequence ATGACCTCCTTCCTCAATCCGGCCAGCAAAATAGCCTTCGCTGACCTGCGTCTGCGGAAGCATGCGGACTATCAGCGTGCCTATAACGCCTCGCGCAAGCAGCATGCGAAGGAGCTGACCTGGTTCTGCGCCCGTCGCGATGCCATGCCCGTGCGATCGCTACACCCGAATGAGCTGCTTCACGGAACTCCCTACGCTGGCCCGCGCATCGGCCTGACCGTCGGCAAGGTGATGGGCAAGGCGCACGATCGGAACCGCATCAAGCGACGCATGCGCGCGGCCGTCGCCCAGCATGCCGGTCTACTGGCTGGTCTGGAGATTGATGTGATTCTGCACCCGCGCCGCAGCGTGCTGCTGCTGGACTGGGACAAGCTGCAGCGCGAGGTCGCGAATGTCTTCCGTGCCGTGCGGAAGCAGTGCAGTGCACCGAAAGCGGCCGTCACGCCGGCGCAGTTCTCTCCTGTGGAGATAGAGAGGCGATGA
- a CDS encoding TIGR03435 family protein yields MPCRSGRYDFTLKWMPDQLAPTQDDAVPGLFTAMREQLGLELKPAKGPVQVLAVDAMARPGAN; encoded by the coding sequence ATGCCGTGTAGATCCGGGCGATACGACTTCACACTGAAATGGATGCCGGACCAACTGGCGCCGACACAGGACGACGCGGTGCCCGGATTGTTCACCGCAATGCGGGAGCAACTGGGACTGGAGCTGAAGCCGGCAAAAGGTCCCGTCCAGGTGTTGGCTGTCGATGCAATGGCGAGACCGGGCGCAAACTAG
- a CDS encoding TetR/AcrR family transcriptional regulator, with product MIGDRPPGIQPSSQKTSNAIIISMATPEAGKRIADRKRRDRQARAAQIVAAARRIAESEGWPNVTVRRLSDEIAYSQPVLYAHFGSRDGILAAVAVEGFQELGQALETARNRGKRGNPLESVAIAYLEFATSSQSLYEVMFSLGLTVPFDEAATPQAMRFAFSQLLVLFEGAARSEVRAELFWASLHGIAELTRTKRFPLSRQKERVKTLVGIFTPA from the coding sequence ATGATCGGCGACCGACCTCCCGGGATTCAGCCTTCGTCACAAAAAACTAGCAACGCTATAATTATCTCGATGGCGACACCGGAAGCAGGTAAGCGAATTGCAGACAGAAAACGACGGGACCGGCAGGCCCGTGCGGCCCAGATCGTCGCGGCTGCCCGGCGGATCGCGGAATCGGAAGGCTGGCCCAATGTCACGGTCCGGCGGCTCTCCGACGAGATCGCGTACAGCCAGCCTGTGCTGTACGCACACTTCGGGAGCCGCGACGGGATCCTCGCCGCAGTTGCCGTAGAGGGCTTTCAGGAGTTGGGGCAAGCTCTGGAGACGGCCAGAAACCGTGGGAAGCGTGGCAATCCGCTTGAGTCGGTTGCGATTGCCTACCTGGAGTTCGCCACGTCATCCCAGTCGCTGTATGAAGTCATGTTCTCGCTTGGTCTGACGGTGCCGTTCGACGAAGCGGCGACACCTCAGGCGATGCGCTTTGCATTCTCACAGCTGCTGGTGCTGTTCGAGGGCGCTGCGCGATCCGAGGTGCGCGCGGAGCTATTCTGGGCCAGTCTGCATGGAATTGCGGAGCTCACAAGAACAAAGCGATTTCCGCTCAGCCGTCAGAAGGAGCGCGTAAAAACCCTCGTCGGGATTTTCACGCCAGCGTGA
- a CDS encoding alpha-L-arabinofuranosidase C-terminal domain-containing protein, translated as MHLFSRVAVLSALTCAVALPAQQAATLMVQADKSLHAVSPTLYGLMTEEINYSYDGGLYAEMVRNRAFGRDWSGVKNWYLDNLGDAQATMKLVTDDGPSDALLGSLRVDVTAATSTAPAALRNDGWWGMALKPGTTYAGSFYARGDVGTVTVSLVNNNSGKTVATATVDGVTGDWKQHTFMLKTGDRVEAGSANHLLLSFAKPGSISLQLVSLFPPTYKGRANGNRPDIMAMMAEMHPKFLRMPGGNYLEGDTVDERFDWKATLGPLVDRPTHRSPWNYQSTDGMGLLEFLEWTEDLKIDPVLAVYAGYSLKGTHIGPGASMRPYVDEALEEIEFVTGDASTKWGAVRAKLGHPAPFPLTYVEIGNEDNLDRSGSYEARWPQFAKAIRAKYPNLKLIATAPVKHGPQPDVVDDHYYKRAEEFFSMVDHYDNADRKGPKIFVGEWATREGAPTTNMGAALGDAAWMTGMERNSDLIVMAAYAPLFVNVNPGGMQWESNLIGYDAASSYGSPSFYAQSMFAEALGTDVPTTSITGANKRFFYSVTRDASKLYVKIVNASTEPQLLDVKIDGAAVTGEATLATLHGNSRSETNTIDDPKHIVPVTTKLRAAAATHRTVAPLTVEVLTLPLK; from the coding sequence ATGCATCTGTTCTCTCGCGTCGCCGTACTGTCTGCCCTCACCTGCGCTGTGGCACTGCCGGCACAGCAAGCCGCGACCCTCATGGTGCAGGCGGACAAGTCGTTGCACGCCGTCAGCCCAACGCTCTACGGCCTGATGACGGAGGAGATCAACTACTCCTACGACGGCGGCCTGTATGCGGAGATGGTGCGTAACCGCGCCTTTGGCCGCGACTGGTCGGGCGTAAAGAACTGGTATCTGGACAACCTGGGCGACGCGCAGGCGACGATGAAGCTGGTGACCGATGATGGTCCGTCCGATGCCCTGCTGGGCAGCCTGCGCGTTGATGTTACGGCCGCAACATCAACTGCGCCCGCGGCTCTTCGGAACGACGGTTGGTGGGGCATGGCGCTGAAGCCCGGCACCACGTATGCGGGGTCCTTCTATGCGCGTGGCGATGTGGGTACGGTGACGGTGTCGCTCGTGAATAACAACAGTGGCAAGACGGTGGCCACGGCAACTGTCGATGGCGTTACCGGCGATTGGAAGCAGCACACGTTCATGCTGAAGACCGGCGACAGGGTCGAGGCCGGGTCGGCCAACCATCTGCTGCTGAGCTTCGCGAAGCCGGGGTCGATCTCGCTGCAGCTTGTATCGCTATTTCCGCCGACCTACAAGGGACGCGCGAATGGCAACCGTCCGGACATCATGGCGATGATGGCAGAGATGCATCCGAAGTTCCTGCGCATGCCCGGCGGCAACTACCTCGAGGGCGACACTGTCGACGAACGATTCGACTGGAAGGCGACGCTTGGTCCACTGGTCGACCGCCCCACTCATCGCAGCCCGTGGAACTACCAGTCGACGGACGGCATGGGGTTACTGGAGTTTCTGGAGTGGACGGAAGATCTGAAGATCGATCCGGTGCTGGCGGTATACGCCGGTTATTCGTTGAAGGGCACGCACATCGGTCCGGGGGCATCCATGCGTCCCTATGTGGACGAGGCGCTGGAGGAGATCGAGTTTGTGACCGGCGATGCCTCGACCAAGTGGGGCGCGGTGCGCGCGAAACTTGGACACCCGGCGCCATTCCCGCTGACCTACGTGGAGATCGGCAACGAGGACAACCTGGATCGGTCGGGCAGCTACGAGGCTCGCTGGCCGCAGTTTGCAAAGGCGATTCGTGCGAAGTATCCAAACCTGAAGCTGATTGCGACCGCGCCCGTGAAGCATGGGCCGCAGCCGGATGTGGTGGACGACCACTACTACAAGCGTGCGGAAGAGTTCTTCAGCATGGTCGACCACTACGACAATGCGGACCGCAAGGGACCGAAGATCTTTGTGGGTGAGTGGGCGACGCGTGAAGGTGCTCCCACAACGAACATGGGTGCCGCGTTGGGCGATGCCGCTTGGATGACGGGGATGGAACGCAACAGCGATCTGATTGTGATGGCCGCGTACGCACCGCTGTTCGTCAATGTGAACCCCGGTGGCATGCAGTGGGAGAGCAACCTGATCGGTTATGACGCGGCCAGCAGTTACGGCTCGCCGAGCTTCTATGCGCAGAGCATGTTTGCCGAGGCGCTCGGGACGGATGTTCCGACTACCTCCATCACCGGTGCGAACAAGCGCTTCTTCTACAGCGTGACTCGCGATGCTTCCAAGCTCTACGTGAAGATCGTCAATGCATCGACGGAGCCGCAACTGCTGGATGTGAAAATCGACGGCGCCGCCGTGACGGGTGAGGCCACCCTGGCAACACTGCACGGCAACAGCCGGTCGGAGACCAATACGATCGATGATCCAAAGCACATCGTGCCGGTCACAACGAAGCTGCGGGCGGCAGCGGCAACGCATCGCACCGTCGCTCCCCTGACGGTGGAAGTGTTGACGCTGCCGCTGAAGTAG
- the bla gene encoding subclass B3 metallo-beta-lactamase, with protein MRLKLIVATLILVATHALHAAIPADWTTPIAPFKISGNLYYVGSRDLAAYLVTTPKGNILINANLETSPAQIRHSVEQLGFQWADTKILLSSQAHYDHAAGAAEVIKETHATHMVMDGDVDVMQSGGATDYDTTLDHFPPSHVDRVLRDGEKVELGGTTVVAHKTAGHTKGTTTWTMQTHDGGVTRNVVIVGGWAWNPAVRLVTANGKTESYPGIERDFDHTFAAMRTYPCDIFLGAHGVYFNMLPKLERMKTEGEKVWIDPQGYKSALAEKEANFRKEVAAEKAGK; from the coding sequence ATGAGACTGAAGTTGATCGTCGCCACCCTGATCCTCGTCGCCACGCATGCCCTGCACGCCGCGATTCCCGCGGATTGGACGACGCCGATCGCGCCTTTCAAGATCTCCGGCAACCTGTACTACGTGGGCTCACGCGACCTTGCTGCCTATCTGGTGACGACGCCGAAGGGCAACATCCTGATCAACGCGAATCTTGAGACATCGCCGGCTCAAATCCGGCACAGCGTCGAGCAGCTCGGCTTCCAATGGGCGGACACGAAGATCCTGCTCAGCAGCCAGGCGCATTATGATCACGCCGCCGGCGCCGCCGAAGTCATAAAAGAGACGCACGCAACCCACATGGTGATGGATGGCGACGTGGACGTGATGCAGAGCGGCGGCGCCACCGACTATGACACCACGCTCGATCACTTTCCACCGTCGCACGTGGACCGCGTTCTGCGTGACGGTGAGAAGGTCGAACTGGGCGGCACCACCGTCGTCGCGCATAAGACCGCCGGCCACACCAAGGGCACCACCACGTGGACGATGCAGACGCATGACGGAGGTGTCACCCGCAATGTTGTCATCGTGGGCGGATGGGCCTGGAATCCTGCGGTGCGGCTGGTTACAGCCAACGGCAAGACCGAGTCCTATCCCGGCATCGAACGCGACTTCGACCACACCTTCGCGGCGATGAGGACGTATCCGTGCGACATCTTCCTTGGCGCACATGGCGTGTACTTCAACATGCTGCCCAAGCTGGAACGCATGAAGACCGAGGGCGAAAAGGTCTGGATTGACCCGCAGGGTTACAAGTCTGCGCTGGCGGAAAAGGAAGCAAACTTCCGTAAGGAAGTGGCTGCAGAGAAGGCCGGGAAGTGA
- the yidD gene encoding membrane protein insertion efficiency factor YidD, whose translation MPTASARAALLVYRRVLSPMLHSMGFTNCRYTPTCSEYAEVAVARFGVARGSWLALRRIARCHPFSKGGLDNVPER comes from the coding sequence ATGCCAACCGCGTCTGCCCGCGCCGCTCTGCTGGTCTATCGCCGGGTACTCTCGCCGATGCTGCACAGCATGGGCTTCACCAACTGCCGCTACACGCCGACATGCTCTGAGTATGCAGAGGTCGCCGTCGCCCGTTTCGGCGTGGCGCGCGGATCATGGCTCGCCCTCAGGCGCATCGCACGCTGTCACCCCTTCAGTAAGGGAGGCCTGGATAACGTTCCGGAGCGCTGA